One window from the genome of Diabrotica virgifera virgifera chromosome 6, PGI_DIABVI_V3a encodes:
- the LOC114332201 gene encoding uncharacterized protein LOC114332201 gives MLNLSKIIVFFLMNTMTVSHCTLLSFAARRFDLYYIESFANLEKQKNCIHYINSLVTYLHTEARIVLRVDDDLFLLLTEIWNNKTECYFTYLFNRTAECTSSFYMTSLEGVVANQTNIVDDMLISRYQTPYYLENMCDLGYMMEKSFKRCVNIFATIENKCLSSMTKLGKIFMPGIYGNTESESWIIWFFTPNIWTILSIVLVVSWIIYYKRKLHTHRVLG, from the exons ATGTTAAATTTATCGAAAATCATAGTATTCTTCTTAATGAATACGATGACAGTGTCTCATTGTACTCTGTTGTCATTTGCAGCAAGAAGGTTTGATTTATATTACATTGAATCGTTTGCGAATttagaaaaacagaaaaattgcATTCATTACATAAACAGTTTAGTTACATATTTACATACTGAAGCAAGAATAGTTCTTAGAGTCGATGATGACTTATTTTTACTGCTCACAGAAATATGGAACAACAAAACCGAGTGTTATTTTACGTATTTATTTAACAGAACAGCTGAATGTACTTCTTCTTTCTATATGACGTCTTTAGAAGGTGTAGTGGCAAATCAAACCAATATTGTAGATGATATGCTAATTTCAA GATACCAAACGCCTTACTACCTGGAAAACATGTGTGACTTAGGATATATGATGGAGAAGAGCTTTAAACGTTGTGTGAATATATTTGCGACTATCGAAAACAAATGTTTGTCCTCTATGACAAAACTGGGAAAAATTTTCATGCCAGGAATCTATGGAAACACCGAAAGTGAATCGTGGATTATTTGGTTTTTTACTCCGAATATTTGGACAATTTTGTCAATAGTATTGGTTGTGTCATggattatatattataaaagaaAATTGCATACGCATCGTGTTTTaggataa